The following are from one region of the Stanieria cyanosphaera PCC 7437 genome:
- a CDS encoding cyclic nucleotide-binding domain-containing protein — MFAQLPERPMHSVRWVLTISWLLVIASLFYDPWTVALTKPDHTWSPLRLTGQCIQVQGSCVEEQPYPIGATLFWGAIVPSGIFILLVFGHELWRRICPLAFLSQIPRGLGKQRQFKRENPKTGKIRYELAKVKSDSWLGRNYPYVQFGWLFIGLCGRILFFNADRLVLGLWLVFTIVAAIAVGYYYGGKSWCQYFCPMAPVQTIFSEPRGLLGSKAHMSEQRITQSMCRTVQSDGNEQSACVACQSPCFDIDSERTYWNGLNNPEESIIRYGYVGLVVGYFLYYYLYAGNWDYYFSGVWNRDPNQLASLMSPGLYLSGQPINIPKLFAVPLVLGGFSATGYFLGTWIEQRAKSYDQQHHKHSDTDLIRHRIFVICTFAIFNFFFLFAGRPLLQLTPIWVQYAFDLSIVFLSTLWLQKSWRRSSDLYSRENLANRFRKQLERLQLDVSQYLDGRSLDDLHTNEVYVLAKVLPGFTQEKRHEAYKGVVREALEEGYVSTSSSLAVLQQMRHELGISDDEHQEVLEELGVKDPELLNPNRKRSLENQIRLTGYQKSLERFLRLQQQISSTEFTSSAEASDAIRALRREYSITPQEEEWVLSGFAPDAGNTQKAESLLARLNEWNLCDRDLNHPSLQAHPAILQLLHQGVQHKRELIVRSILEILVSLKDHPSATTIARSLKQLSPHLTTELVSRNSWQSHLQQSIADLLIQPQALEQSAQVVSTQDTLSHLETLLHHYNSVIQAAALFAIAQLDPQRAQTMAQMIQRDSSPSLLNDTAERLLALPPSPALTEFPVLEKLVHLSNSDFFDRLQCETLIALSDRSEIKTYTKGDVITEAGDTCREFLLLIEGDASIQGTNGQTIIRIDRLHPGQILDELEVLTHSTLENTILAESERTRIVAIPVDALDDLLERDSSFARRILDLEGRQLQRLVRLGTHA; from the coding sequence ATGTTTGCACAATTGCCAGAACGTCCGATGCACTCGGTAAGATGGGTCTTAACGATCAGTTGGCTCTTAGTGATTGCATCTCTGTTTTACGATCCTTGGACTGTAGCGCTTACAAAACCCGATCATACCTGGAGCCCTTTGCGGCTCACAGGTCAGTGTATTCAGGTACAGGGCAGTTGTGTTGAAGAGCAGCCTTACCCGATCGGAGCAACTTTATTTTGGGGTGCGATCGTTCCTTCTGGGATTTTCATCTTGCTCGTGTTTGGACATGAACTCTGGCGGCGGATTTGTCCGCTGGCTTTTCTGTCTCAGATTCCAAGAGGACTCGGTAAACAGCGGCAGTTCAAACGGGAAAACCCGAAAACGGGTAAGATTCGCTACGAGCTTGCGAAAGTGAAATCCGATTCTTGGCTGGGCAGAAACTATCCTTATGTACAGTTTGGTTGGCTGTTTATTGGACTGTGTGGAAGAATTCTGTTTTTTAATGCTGACCGCTTAGTTCTAGGACTGTGGCTAGTTTTTACGATCGTGGCAGCAATCGCGGTTGGCTACTATTACGGCGGTAAGTCCTGGTGTCAATATTTCTGCCCGATGGCTCCGGTGCAGACGATTTTTAGTGAGCCACGAGGTTTGCTTGGTAGCAAGGCTCATATGAGTGAACAGCGGATTACTCAATCAATGTGTCGCACCGTGCAATCAGATGGCAATGAACAAAGTGCCTGTGTTGCCTGCCAGAGTCCCTGTTTTGATATTGATTCGGAACGAACTTATTGGAATGGCTTGAACAATCCCGAAGAATCGATCATCCGATATGGTTATGTCGGTTTAGTGGTTGGCTATTTTCTCTACTACTATCTGTATGCGGGCAACTGGGACTATTACTTTTCGGGCGTTTGGAATCGCGATCCGAATCAGCTTGCTTCGCTGATGAGTCCCGGTCTTTATCTATCGGGACAGCCGATCAACATTCCGAAGCTTTTTGCGGTGCCGCTGGTGCTGGGTGGATTTAGTGCGACCGGCTATTTCCTCGGAACTTGGATTGAACAGCGGGCCAAATCTTACGATCAACAACATCACAAACACTCAGATACCGATCTGATTCGGCATCGCATTTTTGTAATTTGTACCTTTGCTATATTTAACTTCTTCTTTTTGTTCGCAGGTCGTCCCTTGCTTCAACTCACCCCGATTTGGGTGCAATATGCCTTTGATTTGAGCATTGTTTTTTTGAGTACACTATGGCTGCAAAAATCCTGGCGACGGAGTTCTGATCTCTATTCACGGGAAAATCTGGCGAACCGATTTCGTAAGCAGCTTGAGCGATTACAGCTTGATGTCTCCCAGTATCTAGACGGTCGTTCTCTTGATGATTTACACACCAATGAAGTGTATGTTCTCGCGAAAGTGCTTCCTGGCTTTACCCAAGAGAAACGGCATGAAGCTTACAAAGGAGTAGTTCGAGAAGCTTTAGAGGAAGGTTATGTGAGTACCTCTAGTAGTCTCGCAGTCCTTCAACAAATGCGTCATGAGTTAGGGATTTCTGATGATGAACACCAAGAAGTTTTGGAAGAATTAGGCGTAAAAGATCCAGAACTGCTCAATCCTAACCGCAAGCGATCGCTCGAAAATCAAATCCGTCTCACAGGCTACCAGAAATCATTGGAACGATTTCTCCGATTGCAGCAGCAGATAAGTTCTACAGAATTCACTTCATCGGCTGAAGCGTCAGATGCGATTCGGGCATTGCGTCGTGAGTATTCGATCACACCTCAAGAAGAAGAGTGGGTGTTGAGCGGATTTGCGCCTGATGCTGGCAACACTCAGAAAGCAGAATCATTACTCGCTCGGTTAAACGAGTGGAATTTGTGCGATCGCGATTTAAACCATCCTAGCCTTCAAGCTCATCCTGCAATCTTGCAGCTTTTGCATCAGGGAGTCCAGCATAAACGAGAATTGATTGTGCGCTCGATTCTGGAAATTCTTGTTTCTCTAAAAGACCATCCCAGCGCAACGACAATTGCCCGATCGCTCAAACAACTTTCGCCACATTTGACGACAGAATTAGTTAGTCGTAATTCTTGGCAATCTCATTTACAGCAAAGCATTGCGGATTTGCTAATCCAGCCCCAAGCACTAGAACAATCTGCTCAAGTAGTATCGACGCAGGATACCTTGAGTCATCTTGAAACGCTGTTGCACCATTACAATTCAGTCATTCAGGCGGCGGCTCTATTTGCGATCGCCCAACTCGATCCCCAACGCGCTCAAACTATGGCTCAAATGATCCAGCGTGACTCGTCTCCATCTTTGCTAAACGACACCGCAGAACGGTTACTAGCTTTGCCCCCTTCTCCAGCTTTAACAGAGTTTCCTGTTCTAGAAAAACTGGTGCATTTATCGAACAGTGATTTCTTTGATCGTCTTCAGTGCGAAACACTGATCGCCTTAAGCGATCGTTCAGAAATTAAAACCTACACTAAGGGCGATGTGATTACTGAGGCGGGCGATACTTGTCGAGAATTTCTACTGCTGATTGAGGGCGATGCTAGCATTCAAGGTACGAATGGGCAAACCATTATACGAATTGATCGCCTTCATCCTGGACAAATCCTTGATGAACTGGAGGTTCTAACCCACAGCACCTTAGAAAATACAATTCTTGCTGAAAGTGAAAGAACTCGTATTGTGGCAATTCCTGTCGATGCGCTGGACGATCTGCTTGAAAGAGACTCTAGTTTTGCCCGTCGAATTTTAGATCTCGAAGGTCGGCAGCTTCAACGGCTCGTGAGATTAGGAACACATGCTTAA
- a CDS encoding MFS transporter, which translates to MEQTQKVQFAHKTFWAIAITLFMIAYNVSVMPTIMSPLVRDLNSSVGAIQSILVVYFLVAASFAPSTENLCRFYGRTRIFSISLVLYGIGMTLTSLSPTIEILALCFSLLTGLASTPLISTPLAIADLIYGDDEERVTIALILASTLGGLFGSLLGGYLASNLGWRWAFVPSLLVLMFVFRLRRSLPNLIVNCTQPIDWIGGLLSFLGLSSIFVGMSLAGEFGWWEPKRAFSIAGLIIPPFAISIVPTLFAVGMILLGFFVFWQRRQANLGKACLFRVGLLRNREFVLGLLTAMLHTLIVTGVQFNLFQFVPLALSLNPFRTALTIIPYNLTMVIVIISVLKYLVLGNRITPKYIVCIGISLLAAGIGVLYSSLHLSVTSLELMPGLIIMGVGSGLFSSYISTLTYSNASKGDKPQASGIYDPIQNLGCSLGRGILGTALVYYTARSIVDDILENLGKTLSPVERLEVIVKLQEMLQTFSREEVREVFANKLPPSIYPLLRLISLDAATSGIKISLLIALFLTGICFLLAVTLPKYPSCRRS; encoded by the coding sequence ATGGAGCAAACGCAAAAAGTTCAATTCGCACATAAAACTTTTTGGGCGATCGCTATCACTTTATTTATGATTGCCTACAATGTCAGTGTCATGCCTACCATTATGTCTCCGCTCGTGCGCGATCTCAATTCGAGTGTTGGTGCCATACAGAGTATTTTGGTCGTATATTTCCTTGTAGCTGCTTCCTTTGCACCCTCAACGGAAAATCTGTGTCGCTTTTACGGTCGAACTCGTATATTTAGCATCAGCTTAGTTTTGTATGGTATTGGGATGACCCTCACCTCCCTAAGTCCTACAATTGAAATTCTTGCCCTCTGTTTTTCACTATTGACGGGTCTGGCTTCGACACCTTTGATTAGTACTCCTTTGGCGATCGCTGATTTAATTTATGGCGACGATGAAGAGCGAGTAACTATAGCGCTTATTTTAGCTTCGACACTGGGGGGCTTGTTTGGTTCTTTGCTTGGAGGTTATCTTGCCTCCAATTTGGGTTGGCGTTGGGCATTTGTGCCTTCACTGCTGGTTCTGATGTTCGTGTTCCGTTTGAGGCGATCGCTACCTAATCTAATTGTCAACTGTACGCAACCTATAGATTGGATCGGAGGTTTACTCTCCTTTTTAGGACTTAGTTCTATTTTTGTAGGTATGAGCTTGGCGGGAGAATTCGGGTGGTGGGAACCAAAACGAGCGTTTTCAATTGCGGGTTTGATTATTCCACCTTTTGCGATCTCGATCGTACCTACATTATTTGCCGTGGGGATGATTCTTTTGGGGTTCTTTGTTTTCTGGCAACGACGACAGGCAAACCTAGGTAAGGCTTGTTTGTTCCGAGTCGGACTATTGCGTAACCGAGAATTCGTCTTGGGGCTTCTTACTGCGATGCTGCATACACTGATTGTAACGGGCGTGCAATTTAACCTATTTCAATTTGTACCGCTTGCCTTATCGCTCAATCCATTTAGAACGGCACTAACGATAATACCTTACAACCTAACCATGGTAATCGTTATAATCTCCGTCCTGAAGTATTTAGTTTTGGGCAATCGCATCACACCTAAGTATATTGTCTGTATTGGCATTTCTTTGCTTGCTGCTGGCATTGGAGTGCTTTACAGTAGCCTGCATCTCTCAGTTACCTCATTAGAACTGATGCCGGGGTTAATTATTATGGGCGTGGGTTCGGGATTATTTTCGTCATATATTAGCACCCTTACTTACTCAAACGCTTCAAAGGGAGACAAACCTCAAGCCTCTGGCATTTACGATCCCATTCAGAATTTGGGCTGTTCCTTGGGACGAGGAATCCTCGGTACAGCACTTGTATATTATACCGCTCGAAGCATTGTGGATGACATTTTAGAAAACCTTGGCAAAACCTTGTCACCAGTCGAACGTCTTGAAGTGATTGTTAAGTTACAAGAAATGTTGCAAACCTTTTCTCGAGAAGAAGTTAGAGAAGTATTTGCTAACAAACTGCCACCATCAATCTATCCATTGCTGCGATTGATTAGTCTTGATGCAGCAACTTCAGGAATCAAAATTTCTCTATTAATTGCACTCTTCCTGACGGGGATTTGTTTTCTGCTCGCCGTCACTTTACCCAAGTATCCTTCGTGTCGTCGTTCCTAG
- a CDS encoding DUF3611 family protein yields MIDFLKPKSISPTPQQIASSLRRLGWIGFWLQALLGFIPLLVTITTILFRTRQQQLRVFSFGLWFAIACLAILIFSIYWCFRYTQLANKLESRELRPTKSKVFRDLKLGLVANLGIMTIAVLIALMRVGELTFKMLILPQGSTVIVPNQTTTTMTQGALIAPSNMIAIQAMVNAIAAGLIGTIVALLLLYQIGQHRNPQD; encoded by the coding sequence ATGATTGATTTCCTCAAGCCTAAATCTATTAGCCCAACTCCCCAACAGATTGCCAGTTCTCTCCGCAGGTTGGGATGGATTGGCTTTTGGTTACAAGCCCTACTCGGATTTATTCCGCTTCTAGTAACGATCACAACTATTTTATTTAGAACGCGACAGCAGCAACTCCGCGTGTTTTCCTTTGGTTTATGGTTTGCGATCGCCTGTCTGGCAATTTTAATCTTCAGTATCTACTGGTGTTTTCGCTATACGCAGCTAGCAAACAAGCTAGAAAGTAGGGAACTGCGTCCGACCAAATCCAAGGTATTTCGAGATCTGAAGTTAGGGCTAGTTGCCAACCTCGGTATTATGACAATTGCCGTACTAATCGCCTTAATGCGGGTGGGTGAATTGACCTTCAAAATGTTGATACTGCCTCAAGGTTCCACTGTAATTGTCCCCAATCAAACTACGACGACAATGACCCAGGGAGCATTAATCGCACCATCGAATATGATTGCAATTCAAGCCATGGTAAATGCGATCGCCGCCGGATTAATTGGAACTATTGTGGCATTACTGTTGCTCTATCAGATTGGACAACATCGCAACCCACAGGATTAA
- a CDS encoding DICT sensory domain-containing protein, producing MLEGSILQQLVQAHQNSKRPINLGVYYKNTLVALCHALEDFILESEDKPLMIAAFQRGKWYLEEAERYNDLAQKSLQVAIMAAPEAGFAEHPTSQKDNVALVSLKPDDPVAQEWHLMIISSTYTAMVLCQELSEADYGIEGRPHADLERKFYGFWTFEPDLVTETVKLAIAHIQSYNPDLAHTLTTQVEQILTQSISQPREDLSVVVSRVVEYLQNCQQDLHNSQPTAAYAYFQALDDNIVSNEMQALLRMAQIIDLTDVRNPMAATEVSAMAEAMGQLLDLPAWQVKRLRLGGLLYRLGLFSTVKIDNEKKSPVQQQVLQASESLPQASVLRIMPQLQAIATILTHQTEAWDGSGTPAGLAYDSIPLESRILRLVADFQQQVTNYSQAETVDNPLAQALSYCQNQAGETYDPKLVEALGLLVMGMQQGMSIQAYQPKIATGMWLLDSEQIGKNPTTSS from the coding sequence ATGCTCGAAGGTTCAATCTTACAACAATTAGTACAAGCTCATCAAAACAGTAAAAGACCGATCAATTTGGGAGTTTATTACAAAAATACTTTAGTTGCTCTTTGTCATGCCCTGGAAGACTTTATTTTAGAGTCGGAAGATAAACCACTTATGATTGCAGCCTTTCAGCGAGGAAAATGGTATTTGGAAGAAGCTGAACGTTATAATGATTTGGCTCAAAAGTCGCTGCAAGTAGCAATTATGGCTGCACCAGAAGCCGGATTTGCAGAGCATCCTACTAGTCAAAAAGATAATGTAGCTTTAGTTAGTTTAAAACCTGACGATCCTGTGGCTCAAGAGTGGCACTTAATGATCATATCTTCCACCTATACAGCAATGGTTTTATGTCAGGAATTGTCTGAAGCAGATTATGGGATCGAAGGAAGACCTCATGCTGATTTAGAGCGAAAATTTTATGGTTTTTGGACTTTTGAGCCAGATTTAGTCACAGAAACTGTCAAATTAGCGATCGCACATATTCAAAGCTACAATCCAGATTTAGCTCATACCCTAACTACTCAAGTAGAACAAATCCTCACTCAATCTATTTCCCAACCAAGAGAAGATTTAAGTGTTGTCGTCTCACGAGTAGTAGAATACCTGCAAAATTGTCAACAGGATTTACATAATTCCCAACCAACCGCAGCCTATGCTTATTTTCAAGCCTTAGATGACAATATTGTTTCTAACGAAATGCAAGCTCTGTTACGCATGGCTCAAATCATCGACTTGACGGATGTACGCAACCCAATGGCTGCTACAGAAGTATCGGCAATGGCTGAAGCGATGGGACAATTATTAGATTTACCAGCTTGGCAAGTTAAGCGATTGCGTTTGGGAGGACTGTTATACCGTTTAGGTTTATTCTCTACAGTTAAGATTGATAATGAGAAAAAATCTCCTGTTCAACAACAAGTGTTACAAGCTTCCGAATCCTTACCCCAGGCATCAGTGTTGAGAATTATGCCTCAACTTCAAGCGATCGCTACAATTTTAACTCATCAAACCGAAGCTTGGGATGGCTCTGGTACTCCTGCAGGTTTAGCTTATGATAGCATTCCTCTCGAATCCAGAATTCTTCGTTTAGTTGCTGATTTTCAACAACAAGTTACAAACTATAGTCAAGCAGAAACAGTTGACAATCCTCTCGCTCAAGCTTTATCTTACTGCCAAAATCAAGCAGGAGAAACTTATGACCCCAAATTAGTAGAGGCACTAGGTTTACTGGTAATGGGGATGCAACAAGGAATGAGTATTCAAGCTTATCAACCCAAAATTGCGACTGGAATGTGGTTACTAGATTCAGAGCAAATTGGTAAAAATCCCACCACTTCTTCTTAA
- a CDS encoding pentapeptide repeat-containing protein, producing MSKIEVIRAGQEKHFPGIDLEDEDLSGCQLERVNLAGANLVGTDLRQANLKGARLDGANLLGAQLNLTDLRANLLGANLMQTDLSNADLRGSNLRGANLMGAKVTQASLAGAFLSGANLTGVNFKGVDFRGADLRGANLSGANLKGANLAQTDLQGANLSETNLEEVDLRGANLAGANLSGANLLCAETEGANFDGVNLDRACLLGISTVKNEVNISKQ from the coding sequence ATGAGCAAAATAGAAGTAATTCGTGCAGGACAAGAAAAACATTTTCCAGGAATTGATTTAGAAGACGAAGATTTATCTGGCTGTCAATTAGAAAGAGTCAACTTGGCTGGTGCTAACTTAGTAGGCACAGATTTGCGTCAAGCTAACCTTAAAGGCGCAAGATTAGATGGGGCAAATTTGTTAGGAGCTCAACTCAATTTAACAGATTTGAGAGCTAATTTACTCGGTGCTAACTTAATGCAAACCGACTTAAGTAATGCAGATCTTAGAGGTAGTAATCTCCGAGGTGCTAATCTAATGGGAGCGAAAGTAACTCAAGCGTCTTTAGCAGGAGCATTTTTAAGCGGTGCTAATCTTACAGGAGTCAATTTTAAAGGAGTTGATTTTCGTGGCGCAGACTTAAGAGGTGCTAATCTCAGTGGTGCTAATCTCAAAGGAGCTAATTTAGCTCAAACCGATTTACAAGGTGCTAATCTCAGCGAAACCAATTTAGAAGAAGTTGATTTAAGAGGTGCTAATTTAGCGGGAGCAAATTTATCAGGAGCTAACTTGCTTTGCGCGGAAACCGAAGGAGCAAATTTTGATGGTGTAAATTTAGATCGAGCTTGTTTATTAGGTATTTCAACTGTAAAAAATGAAGTTAACATCTCGAAACAATAG
- a CDS encoding ATP synthase subunit I: MLQQQFKNHSGRLFYALGIGLLWWWNWKLLLATVGGMGLMLLAYSLQTNHWQQSWFKWQRFLTGSQGKLAIAVGTGGIGAFTTYLATSIWADTENRWLATGLILQGLGTFITVGLLIWQISSHRAIATITKFEQLLADLTASDSLKRLIAIHRLTRLARHHRLSSAEESQLKEYFCLMLSQSEDMTIKQALLDSLEQLGINLFKAKEKSALQIPIQLQASAKPIYHNK, from the coding sequence ATGCTTCAGCAACAGTTCAAAAACCATAGTGGTCGATTATTTTATGCTTTGGGAATTGGTTTATTGTGGTGGTGGAATTGGAAGTTACTACTAGCTACGGTAGGTGGAATGGGATTGATGTTGCTAGCCTATTCACTACAAACCAACCATTGGCAACAATCTTGGTTCAAATGGCAACGCTTTTTAACAGGTTCTCAAGGTAAGCTAGCGATCGCAGTTGGGACAGGAGGAATTGGTGCTTTTACTACTTATTTGGCAACTTCGATCTGGGCGGATACCGAAAATCGTTGGTTAGCTACAGGTTTGATTTTACAAGGCTTAGGAACTTTTATTACTGTAGGATTGTTAATTTGGCAGATTAGTTCTCATCGAGCGATCGCAACTATCACAAAATTTGAACAATTATTAGCGGATCTAACTGCTTCAGACTCACTTAAACGTCTGATTGCGATTCACCGCTTAACTCGTTTGGCAAGACATCATCGTTTATCTTCAGCAGAAGAAAGTCAATTAAAAGAATATTTTTGTCTAATGCTATCTCAATCTGAAGACATGACCATTAAACAAGCCCTGTTGGATAGTTTAGAACAGCTAGGCATTAATTTATTCAAGGCAAAAGAAAAGTCTGCCCTGCAAATTCCGATTCAACTACAAGCATCTGCTAAACCTATTTATCACAATAAATAG
- a CDS encoding response regulator transcription factor has protein sequence MKILFIEDDEHTSELFSAMLSSHRYTVDVVADGMAGLDLATRSNYDLILLDLLIPTLNGLEVCRRLRAQGCQTPILMLTTKDANEDVIAGLDAGADDYVAKSCASSQLLARLRAILRRDQRYSSSPVLTWGLLCLDPTSARVTYDRKEISLRPKEYNLLELFLRHPQHILSRSAIIDRLWSIEKTPVEGSVTTLIKDLRHRLKSAGMEDDSIETVYGLGYRLKAAPKEDKRTRESEYVKRRSEEGAIAWEFDLPVDWDEDWQVREQRGRIAIEKITARFQISLEQRITALEAVERSFQTGDFTVQQQQAARTQAHKLAGGLGTFGYIKASEIARAIECLLETKISQETQLAKQFSQLLEELRQKLTKPLSDKLIAEPSLTRR, from the coding sequence ATGAAAATTCTGTTTATAGAAGATGATGAACATACTAGTGAACTATTCTCAGCCATGCTCTCTAGCCATCGTTATACAGTCGATGTGGTTGCAGATGGAATGGCAGGGTTAGATCTAGCAACTCGATCAAATTACGATCTGATTCTTTTAGATCTTTTGATTCCAACGTTAAATGGACTTGAAGTTTGCCGTCGTTTACGCGCTCAAGGCTGTCAAACACCAATTCTGATGCTAACAACGAAAGACGCGAACGAAGATGTTATTGCCGGACTTGATGCTGGTGCCGATGACTATGTTGCCAAATCTTGCGCTTCTTCCCAGCTACTGGCAAGATTGCGAGCAATTCTGAGGCGCGATCAAAGATACTCATCTTCGCCAGTATTAACTTGGGGGCTACTCTGTCTCGATCCTACTTCAGCTAGGGTTACTTACGACCGCAAAGAAATTTCCCTGCGTCCCAAAGAATACAATCTGCTCGAACTATTTCTCCGCCACCCCCAACACATTCTCAGCCGTAGTGCCATTATTGATCGCCTGTGGTCGATCGAAAAAACTCCCGTTGAAGGTTCTGTCACCACTTTAATCAAAGACTTACGGCATCGTTTGAAGTCTGCCGGAATGGAGGATGATTCGATCGAGACAGTTTATGGGTTGGGATATCGGTTAAAAGCAGCACCAAAAGAAGACAAAAGAACACGGGAATCGGAGTATGTAAAGAGGAGAAGCGAAGAGGGCGCGATTGCCTGGGAATTTGATTTGCCAGTGGATTGGGACGAGGATTGGCAAGTTCGAGAGCAGCGAGGGAGAATAGCAATTGAGAAAATTACAGCTCGTTTTCAGATCTCACTCGAGCAAAGAATTACTGCATTGGAAGCAGTAGAGCGATCGTTTCAAACAGGCGATTTTACCGTGCAGCAACAACAAGCTGCGCGAACACAAGCCCATAAACTAGCAGGCGGATTGGGAACATTTGGTTATATTAAAGCTTCGGAGATAGCACGAGCGATCGAATGCTTATTGGAAACCAAGATTAGCCAAGAAACACAATTAGCCAAGCAGTTCTCTCAATTGTTGGAAGAGTTGAGACAGAAACTGACTAAACCGTTGAGCGATAAATTAATTGCGGAGCCAAGCCTTACCAGGAGGTGA